The segment TCACAGACTCTGCTCAGCTTTACAGAACCTTTTAACCCTCTGCTCAGCTGTATTTCAGCTTTTATATTAgctttaataataacattttggtAGATTTGTGTCCCACACACTAGGATTTTGCAATAGTTGGCTCAGAATGTCTGCTATCTCCCTCCTGTTTTCATTCAGTTGTTTCTATCTGAACATCTGTCAAGCAATTGTCTGACGCCCTCAGTATTTGGACATGATGGAGAGTAAGCAGGACAGGATGATCATCACGTAAATATTTTAGATCAGAGATTGGCCACCCACTCCACAAAGCCTGCATCTCAGTGATGTTGTACATGCCTTCACTATTCAGAGCTTTCATCAAGCTTTTCTCATCTGCCTCCCAAACAATCCAGAAAGTAATTGCTAGCAAGACACAGAGAGATTTTGAACTCAGCATGTGAGTTCTAATAGAGGCGTGAAAACAGTGCAATTTAGGACAAACTTGAACCTGTCTGCTGGGTATGTAGTGTCTAATTGAAGAGCAAATGCATGagcaggtgtatgtgtgtgccagTCTGTGTGTCCACTTGCATCAAAGTAAGGCCGCAACCAGCGATTATTTCATTATCGATTCAccttttcattattattttcagttaaatgaTTAACTGTTTATTCTGTTCAGCGTTAAAAAATACTAAACAACACCCAGATATTGAACGCATAATGatttttaaaagagaaaagcagcaaaaataaGAATGGAGGAGCTGGAAGTGgttgacatttttacttgataaatgacttaaatggTGAATAGACAGTGCCATTCACTGGGATAGGATATTAGAAATACTGAGGTCCAACTTCCCtccaaagacacaaaaatattatttggattttttttaaatttccaaACGTGAAAGTTTAAATACTGTCTCAAATTCCAAGACAAAATGGAGGGCATGATCTAAATGTTCTATGcttttttgccactgacatgTGGCTTCTAGAATCATGTAGCCACAGAGTGTATATTAAAGAACAGGCTTctcgttttaaaatgaaaacaaacgcCCACAAATGGAGAGACTACTTCTGTAAAAAGCTGAATACCTATTGTTTCAAAAATGATTGTGAATTTCGAGTCATAAATCTGCCTGCTGTCACTGTAAACTGCAAATGTGCCATACTTGAATGCAAAGCATCAGTAACCAAGTGGAGCTATTTTACTCATCACTCTGTTCACAGGTGGTGCGCAGTACGACTGCATATGTAGAAAAAGTTGCCtaaagccttttgtgtcttcagaGGAAGCTGTGCAAAATCTGATAATTGTCTCAAATCGTGTCACTTGATTCAGCGTCTGTTTGGCCTGAAGACTGCAAGTTTGAAATAGggcaacaataacaataattatcgcaatataatagTTCTCtataacaaacaatataataaatattcaataaacgttgataaatgattttattcactttaatcatcttcatttttatcattattgttttgaatgttctacctcagacttgtgaagtgatccactgttttggCATCAAGAGTTGACCATGAAGAAACATTtcaaccacaattaaccatcaggtttcttgaACTGTCATTGAGGAGCAAAAaccagcctttaaactcgaaagaactaacgatttgatacttatcgtgataattatcaatatcgaaagatattaaactttttatcgcaatataatttttggCCATATCCTCCAGCCCTAgtttggaaaaaaaattaaaaaaatctggTGGCATGGAGTTTAAAAGAAGTGACGTTTCCACACCTCCTAATCTCCACTGCAGGCTAGCAGTTCAAGGCTACATTAGCCACCGCTAGCATGTGGTTACTGCAGGCAGCAGGTTTCATCAAGCATAGGGAATGCATGAAATAACAACGACAGTACGCCTGGTTCTTCCTTATTGAGTTTAATTCCTgttcatcatcagttacatgagtgcaatgctaaatcagtgaAGTATTAGTGGAATCACTACATAGAAGTGTGTTCACATACGTGTCCACAATATAGTTAGCATCATTTTTGTCTCAGCCTGTTTtctcatatttttttatttgtctcccAAGGTGGCGAATGTGGACACTGAGCTGACAATCTGGAAGCTTTCAGAGACATTGAACTACCCCAGTGCCTCCtattgaatatatttattttctacagTGTTGAGACGAAGCATCCATTTCTACAAAGtcacttttattttcacatatcAGTCAACACAGGCTGAGATTCtgtttttacttctttttttatgttttctgtgtaaaaagaaacaatatgGTGCTCTAAGTGCTGAACATTATCAGTGATATACTATACTGTCATGTGACCAATTGAAACGGTACATGTGAAACTTGATCATAACACTAACGGAAGCGGAGtgactgtgtgtttctttaaaaatcTGAAATCAGTGGGTTCAGGGTTGACATTGTTCCGTACTTCAcatctgtatgtttgtttgtaggCCTCTTGAAGCCTTTGGTGCGTGTGAAGCAGACAGTTTCACAAATGACAGTCTGTCAGATATTTATGTAAAagctttgtttttgattttcctCCCCTGATTTGTATTGTTCCTACAGAACTGTCACTAATTTCAACACCTGGGATTCTTGCTTTTGAAAACACCATGTGACAGACTTCATATATATGAACCAATCTATATGGCTGCATTGTTTTCATGAGCAGCGATGTGGTAGAATCAAAAACACAATGCGGTGATGAGTTACTCAGCCTCGACTGCTTGGGTAATGACAATTTCCTTTAGGCCGCCAGGTGATACTAACGCTGTTCTGGTAGGATTCAACATTGTAACATATCTCAGCTCTTTTATTTCTCAGTCTTTTGCTAGTCttaacctttttctttttttttgtcaagtaaCCCTTTTTAAAGTCGGACATGAAGAAAAATCAAACTACAGCTGAACAAGAGAGCGTCGTCCTTTATTGCTTTCTTGTCTCCTGCTGCACGCGTGATAGTGTTGGATGATGAAGTCAAACTGTGATATATGACATAATCTTTGGGTTTTTGAATATGAACTGATCGTAAGCCTTCAGCTATAAGCTACAAAACGCCTCGCTGCAATAACggtttccttttttgaaaatggGTGTAAATACTGTACACAGTGAAACATTATTGATGTTGTAAAATTCAGATGACCACTACAGATTCCTGTTCTGAGATTGCctatcattttatattttatgtatcatTGTAAATGATTTCAGCCAGATGAAGATTCTCTTTTACTTGCAACTGAGATTACGTCACATCTGTTGTACATgatcctttttttgttttgtttttttcttaagcAAAAAATGACTGCttcatttgctgtgtttgtgatTTCATGTGATGGAGACTGTCTATCCAGGATGTAAACACTACAGTTGTAGGTGAAGTGTCAGTGTTATTCCACTCATCCTGTGAAACGCCGGCTGTGTGTACATCTTTATGGAGTGTTTTTATTGCACTCACCATTGACTGGATGTTTGAAGTGGAGGAAGTAGTAACCGTCTTGTGAGGGTAAGTGAACGGGTGAGCACTTTAAGTGACTGATATAAACTTGTCTTGTTCATTATTGCACTTGCTGTGTTGCTGTTTCAGTCCCTCCTGCCACAGTTGCAAGTATGAAAGCTTTTTTAGGATGATTAGTTTCCAAGTGGTAAACGTTTCCCTTGTCTGCTTAAAAGCACTTCACTGTTCAAAAtcgttgttttttttgtttttttcttttatcagtgGTGCTCATGgaataatgaatatttttttctttctcaggtTCTTAGTCTTGCTTTACATTCTGgactttgtctttgtcttttaattGTCATTAATGAAGATGTTATAAGACCTTAAAGAAAAATTGTTGTAATAATAAGTTCCCTTTTTATCAGTCTCAGCTCTTGAATTATCCTTTTATTACACTGCACTATTAAAACACctctttttaaatgtctgtgttAAATGGCATGTTTCTACAGGATCATATTTCTTCTGAAGAGACATAGCAAATGTTAAGAAGTGTCAGAGCAGCTGCATTTCTACTTTGCCtgtattttgcttttctttcctGATCATATAGTTGTGAAAAAGTCTGTTGTGCAGACTCACACTAGGTGCTAGCACCGCCATCACATCAGTGCAGAATTGGCTCTGAGAGTAAAGTCTAGCTGGGGGGGATTATTAAACCATGATGCAGCTGTGACTGTTTTTTGGGATATATTTACACAGTTAGACTTCAGACCctcctacaaataaaataaacaactttaCCAGGAAAAATGTCCACATAGAGAAGAGATGCTGTCCAGTTACAGATTGTGCTGAAAGAAGCAGAGCCAGATTCACCTCGTCAGGGCCAGTCATCTGTCACAAAGTCACAAAAAGTTCTCTTTCGTAATGGATGAAAACATTTCTCGGTTTGCTAAAGATGCTTTTATAATCCTTTCAGTGTATTGTGCTGCATGATCGCTATGCTTTCAGATAACAGAGGCCACCATTGGTGCTGCTGAGTGCATGTCTTGCAACCACGTTCATTTAAGACACAGACTAGTTGCCTAAATGTTTAGTAAAACCTGCACTCGCATAAAGCAGTGGACATTTTAGGTCTTGGAGAGTATAGAATATATTTTCCCTGATGCAATTCAAAGAGTGTGTCCCTTTTTATCTTCTTAGTGTCAAGTGGCGACTCAAGAGGACAAAGCATCTTCCTCGACAtcctttaatttcctttttcttttcacactGTTGAAATACAACAACTACATAGGCTGTAAGTTGTACTTATCTCCACCAGGTTTTGATATAGAAATTTGCCGTTAAGCTTTTCTCATGTTTGTCGTCCATTTTGATTTGgcttatttctttttacatctAACAGCTGTGAATGATTTCTAGCAAACAGTACAATACTGCCCGTGATGTGTTTATCTCAAAGTCACAAAGGCAATTCACGCAATCTCCTACACACCAGCACCTCATTATTGAGATATGAGAAATGGATTGTCAAGCTGTATGTaattacacacagacatgcgAACACAACAGCAGATAATGCCAATGAGATCTGAGACAAATTAAGAGCCTTCACTATCATAATGACCAATCAACCTTGATTTTACTTTTGACACTGAACATCTGGCTGACAATGTGATGCCATGCGGAGCGCGAGCAGAGAGAGGGCACTTAACGCTTTAATCTAATCAAGCTCAACAACATTTCAGCTTTGTCTGTTAAAGCCAGGCAACACTGGAGAGCCAGCCAGAGACGGCTAGATTTTGAGAGGATCCAGCCGAAAGAAATGCCACCcactccctccaaagccactcccccaaaacacatttacaagcAGTGTGGTGTGCAGGTAGGCCCGCCAATCATGTGCTTAGTACAGGCACCGgttgcttttcatttttgtgtctgaGTATTTGATTGctgttagtgtttttttgtaaGGATTTCAAATGGGCGCTTTAAGGGTTGATGCAGCCAGGGCTCTGCTCAGTGTTTCAAGTGCAAAATCACCTAACAATCATTCACTGGATTTGAGATGCAGGAAAAGCTCATAAGAGTAGCCTATCATTTTATCAACCACTCAAATAATACCACCCAATCATAATTCTGTTTCTGTATTGCATTTTCTCCACATGAGCATTTTATAGGTGATAAGAACTGGTGTGGAAAATGTGTTCCCTCTCCCACACAGTCTGGCTTATTTCAGCCGGGTTCCTTTTTAAACTTGTCCACTTCCCTACACTTTTGACTTCTGTGCCTTCCTAAATGGGCTATTCTCTTATGTCTTCATTACTTGAGTGCACGTTCTCAGCCATGTTTAAGGCGACTGTGACTTTTTCTTTGCATGTCACTCTCAGGTTCAGCTTCACCTTTAGGATCTCCTTACAAAACTACTAGATTGTTTCCAAGTTGTACGGTATGTCTAATCTCAACTTGGAGGAAAACCAAGTGTTTCTGTGACAGGGAGGCACATTAGCACTGATAAGAAATGAAAGCCGGCCTCACCACTGACACTGCCTGTGGTAGTGTAATGTTTAactgccctgccctgccctcAGATGGGAGGAGGAAATTTGGGTATGTTGAACACTCACAGACAAACACTCAGCTCTGGACTAGAAGCTGTTGAGACTCACGGGGATTCAAGTTGATCATCAGCAATGGGAGGAGAAGGACCAGGCTTGGAGCCACACACTGGATTTTGGGGGGTAAGACACTGAACATTGAGAAGATAGTAAAAAGTAGCCGGCGGTGGATTCTTTGTATTTTCTGCTGTGGAGTGTCCTGAAATGATACACCTACGGTGATATGAAGTTTTTccgaccccccccccctgctTGAAGAAATAATTCCAGACAAAGAAAAGGCTTGAGGGTAAAGTGCTCTCTTGGGAAACTGCTCGCTCCTGGATCTCGGCTCTAATCACCGGGAGGGCGCCCAGCAGAACTAATAGCTACAAGAAAAAATCAATACCTGGTAAACCTGAGCTCACCACTCCCTCACCATGAATGAGGAAATAGCAGATAAGAAAAACTGGAGGGAGCTTGAACCCAACTTGCCCACCAAAATCTTCCTGACAGTATTTTACAGCCTGATCCTGGTGACGGGCATTTTGGGTAATTCAATCACAATCAGAGTGACCCAGGTGCTGAAGCGTAACGGCTACCTGCAGAAGAACGTCACCGACCATATGGTTAGCCTGGCGTGCTCGGACCTGTTGGTGCTGCTCATCGGCATGCCGGTGGAGCTCTACAGCGCCATCTGGTTCCCGTTCTCGTCCATCTCAGGCAACGCGTCCTGTAAAATCTACAACTTTCTGTTCGAGGCTTGCAGCTATGCTACCATCCTCAACGTCGCCACGCTGAGCTTTGAGCGCTACGTGGCCATCTGCCACCCGTTCCGCTTCAAAGCCTTTGGGCAAAGACGCACCATGGCCCTCATCACCATCTCCTGGGTGGTGTCCCTGCTCGTGGCCCTGCCGCTGCTGATTGCCACGGGGACGCAGGGACACATTCCCATCGCAAGAAGCACACCCGTCCAGAACCTGACTTTCTGTACCAATCTGAGGGAGCGCTGGACGATGTACAGGGTCAGCATCTTCATCGCTTTCATCGTCTACATGGTCGTGTTGATCTGGGTGGCCTTCATGTGCCGGGCCATGGTCGTCGTCCTTAAGAAGCATTTAGGAACCACGGATGGCGCCACCAATGGGACCCAAAGAGACGCCAGGCACGAAAGTTCAAAGGTCAGGACAGCCAGGAAGCAGACCATCATTTTTCTTGGTAGGTTGTTGGTTTAatatcaaaaaatatatatcaaagAGCTCGCGGTGTGTCtgtttagagtgtgtgtgtgtgtacttttaaGTTTTCATACCCTTTTGGAATTTCTACATAAAAGAGTGAAAAGTGGTAACATAAATGTGTTCTTTGGGGGCCAGTTGACCTGTGTGATGTTCTATCACCACCGATGCTGGGGATGGTCAGACATGTATGTCTGACAGGCTAATGTTATGACCGTTCGAATGATTGATATCCCACACtaacgcacacatacacacacgctgcTTTTGTTTAGGGTGTGTTCTTGAACTGACAGAAACACTGCAGATAAAACCATCTTGAAATGCTAACTATTGCTTGTTTAAGTTTGTTTGCATGATGTTTCAAACTTGAAGATTGCTGTCTACCTTGAGACGTGTCTTTCCGTGCAGTCCAGTCATCATTTGGTGAGACAGGATTAAAGTTGCTGAATATAGGCTATGACACAAGTTTTGTTAAGGTAGCCGCTATTTACAATATCCAAGGGCTCAATGGCCATATTTTAACTCAGAAAATGACTCCCACAAAACGTATATCCCCCCAAAAAATACTGAACAAAAATACTAATGGAAGACCTCAGAGAGAAGGACTCTCCTTCCAGGCAGCC is part of the Micropterus dolomieu isolate WLL.071019.BEF.003 ecotype Adirondacks linkage group LG07, ASM2129224v1, whole genome shotgun sequence genome and harbors:
- the gpr39 gene encoding G-protein coupled receptor 39, whose protein sequence is MNEEIADKKNWRELEPNLPTKIFLTVFYSLILVTGILGNSITIRVTQVLKRNGYLQKNVTDHMVSLACSDLLVLLIGMPVELYSAIWFPFSSISGNASCKIYNFLFEACSYATILNVATLSFERYVAICHPFRFKAFGQRRTMALITISWVVSLLVALPLLIATGTQGHIPIARSTPVQNLTFCTNLRERWTMYRVSIFIAFIVYMVVLIWVAFMCRAMVVVLKKHLGTTDGATNGTQRDARHESSKVRTARKQTIIFLGLIVVSLMVCWLPNQIRRLMMAALPKSQWSVSYFRSYVTLHPVADSFFYLSSVLNPFLYNLSSRQFREVFVQVLRCHLTIEHINKRTVHGAASARSLQPLLLKSLRRSRANHPTLAREETPQSDSGVASNTQMSLGPTEESDSSLKTKRDVPSEADV